One Ornithodoros turicata isolate Travis unplaced genomic scaffold, ASM3712646v1 Chromosome29, whole genome shotgun sequence DNA window includes the following coding sequences:
- the LOC135373671 gene encoding uncharacterized protein LOC135373671 — translation MGPLSQGDKYEFVTISSAGKPFSDGLYKALRESNQSLWELEHLGIVDSEESEGKKHEVFQRFQDTTRFEDGRYTVRLPWNEDLVSRLRNNKAVAEQRLRSATRTLLRDQEVMNEYDQVIRQYLINGHAERIDVASPSPVAAREYYILHHAVIRRERETMKVRIVFDASSSAPGFLSLNQVLHAGPNLNSAILSLLLRFRMHRIGMVAGIEKAFLQIALHKQDTDALRFLWYTSTPIAGQPTPSIETWRMTRVPFGARSSPFLLSATIQQAEKDYLQAATLLEQSFYVDDLVVSVSTSGNPRTLHEETLSIFEAAGMKIKKWVTNDEALLREMFKKGNSTTETTQNQTKKVLGVIWDLQHDQLRCSVASVLDSMTEKESVKRHVLQTISRIYEPFGLLGPFTISGKIMLQKIWEAGLQWNDQLPSDVDAEWREWCKGVAELQHISVPRVIASNSFADRLRKLHIFADASPRAYGAVVYLEHLSDDGSRGMAFLLSKSRVSPLKRQTLPRLELTAALLAARLYRFVSTALQTEFDYVCWTDSLITLHWIKGSASR, via the exons ATGGGTCCGTTGTCGCAGGGAGACAAGTACGAGTTCGTGACAATCTCATCGGCAGGGAAACCATTTTCGGATGGACTCTACAAGGCCCTACGGGAAAGCAATCAG TCTTTGTGGGAGTTAGAGCACCTTGGTATTGTTGACAGTGAAGAGTCGGAGGGCAAGAAGCATGAAGTTTTCCAGAGGTTTCAGGACACAACCAGATTTGAAGATGGTCGTTATACAGTGCGCCTGCCGTGGAATGAAGACCTCGTCTCACGACTGAGAAACAACAAGGCTGTAGCGGAGCAGCGTTTACGCAGCGCCACCCGTACTCTTTTGAGAGATCAAGAGGTCATGAACGAATACGATCAGGTAATACGACAGTATCTCATTAACGGTCATGCTGAGCGTATTGATGTAGCATCACCATCACCTGTTGCTGCCCGGGAATATTACATACTACATCATGCAGTTATCAGACGCGAGAGGGAGACTATGAAGGTTAGAATTGTATTCGACGCCTCATCGAGTGCTCCGGGTTTTCTATCCCTGAACCAAGTTCTGCACGCCGGTCCAAACTTGAACTCTGCCATCCTTTCTCTGCTCTTAAGGTTTCGAATGCATCGCATAGGCATGGTGGCAGGCATCGAGAAAGCTTTCTTGCAGATTGCACTTCACAAACAGGATACAGACGCTCTGCGCTTCCTATGGTACACTTCGACGCCGATCGCAGGACAGCCTACACCGTCTATTGAGACATGGCGCATGACACGAGTGCCCTTCGGAGCACGATCTAGTCCGTTCCTGCTGTCCGCGACCATTCAGCAAGCAGAGAAGGATTACTTGCAGGCTGCTACGCTCTTGGAGCAATCCTTTTACGTGGACGATTTAGTGGTCAGTGTCAGCACATCAGGAAATCCCAGGACACTTCATGAGGAAACTCTGAGCATATTCGAAGCGGCCGGCATGAAGATAAAGAAGTGGGTCACTAACGACGAGGCACTTCTACGAGAGATGTTTAAAAAGGGGAACTCTACAACGGAGACTACACAGAATCAGACTAAGAAGGTTTTGGGGGTCATATGGGATCTTCAACATGATCAGTTACGATGTTCAGTTGCGTCTGTCTTGGACTCCATGACGGAAAAGGAGAGTGTCAAGAGACATGTACTGCAGACCATTTCCAGGATTTATGAGCCATTTGGCCTGTTAGGACCCTTCACTATTTCGGGCAAGATCATGCTTCAGAAGATTTGGGAGGCAGGATTGCAATGGAATGATCAGTTACCTTCAGACGTCGATGCAGAGTGGAGAGAGTGGTGCAAAGGAGTCGCGGAACTGCAACATATATCTGTTCCTAGGGTGATAGCGAGCAACTCATTCGCCGACAGGCTGCGCAAGTTGCATATTTTCGCAGACGCCAGCCCAAGGGCATATGGTGCGGTAGTCTACCTCGAGCATTTGTCCGACGACGGTTCTCGTGGCATGGCATTTCTACTTAGCAAAAGCAGAGTCTCACCTCTCAAGCGCCAGACACTTCCGAGGCTTGAACTCACAGCAGCTCTTCTTGCTGCCAGATTATATCGCTTTGTATCCACTGCTTTGCAGACAGAGTTCGATTATGTATGTTGGACAGATTCCTTAATCACCTTGCATTGGATCAAGGGATCGGCATCCAGATAG
- the LOC135373673 gene encoding uncharacterized protein K02A2.6-like: protein MNLHPPPQLLPVPGKPSIPWEEWYLLFETYLTACGGDSFPSERKVSILLNCLGAEGQKQYRHLPDISIQRSTGSATTSPQPDAASAGDTAPPQDPYVVAVIKLRTRFTTSVNRTAERYKFRSRAQFPEETVDEYVSALTELASTSSFGRLTEEMICDQFVEKTDRREIRDRLLLEPSLTLDSALVIGRQVEQAIRESALLSSPVHSTQVAAIRKNDSTPVKTKCFRCGAAKHKANNPSCPAKDKICRKCRKKGHFESVCRSSTKQRKMVRELDTSVFAVTSATPSAIFCQVEVDHILLRMLVDTGSSVSLLPITLYKQYFKHLPLEHSAVKLKSYSHEVIPVHGTFTALVSFAKRSKACTFYVVKSGTPILGIDALRALDIKLDVAQLRCSRVQAESDDSMECTVPDQFPRLFADGLGLARGFSNKVTVKTSVIPVQQKLRRLPLEVRQKVSEELQKLEQADIIERVDASEWVSPIVVVWKRTGELRLCVDLRKPNEAIIVDSHPLPHVDDLFHKLAGAHFYSKLDLSSAYHQLQLAEESRNLTAFITHEGLFRYKRVCFGLASAAAAFQKMLSTVLKGCEGTIHYLDDILVFGKNRRDHDNNPRMVLQRLDSALLRLNKKKCIFGVQEVQFLGHRIVNGTLKPSQDRLEAIIEAPSPQNVSALRSFLGLASYYLKFIPHFSSVTEPLRRLLRNGVPFTWTSEQQDAFKSIKLLMRDCIPLALFDSSLPTVVTTDASNCGLGAVLQQQHPEGLRTVCFASRSLSSTEEAYSTGEKEALACLWACGKWHIYLFGRQFLLRTDHQALVTLLSTQGYGRQPMRIARWAARLLQYNYEIQYKKGQDNTVADALSRMPLSNTEKAPCASPDESELVCYVQQLQLSPLTLSELQDSTVNDPVMTNLLKLCTTSWPSAAREDKDLAPYYCVREELSTIQGIVTRGEKVVPPTALRKRIIILGHESHPGIVRTKQRIRMRYWWPKMDLEIEEYVRACHICSTADKTAVTRHAPLQPVPFPSGPWKQVGIDLVGPFSNLPSGCRFAITAVDYYSKWPEVKMTPKVTTDTVIAFLRTLFAREGYPDIIVSDHGSQFQSHAFKSFLQDRGIQHRQSSVYFSPMDK, encoded by the coding sequence ATGAACTTGCATCCTCCACCACAGTTGCTACCAGTTCCTGGTAAGCCGTCAATACCATGGGAGGAATGGTACTTACTCTTCGAAACTTACCTTACGGCTTGCGGCGGTGACTCTTTCCCCAGTGAACGCAAAGTTTCTATCCTGCTAAACTGTCTTGGCGCGGAAGGCCAAAAGCAGTATCGTCACTTGCCGGATATTTCTATTCAGAGGAGCACGGGATCGGCTACAACTTCGCCTCAGCCTGATGCCGCGTCTGCTGGAGATACTGCTCCTCCTCAGGATCCTTACGTCGTTGCGGTCATAAAGCTAAGGACTCGTTTCACGACGAGCGTCAACAGAACTGCCGAACGCTACAAATTTCGTTCGCGGGCTCAGTTTCCTGAAGAAACTGTGGACGAATATGTCTCTGCTCTCACGGAACTCGCTTCCACCAGTAGCTTTGGGCGCCTCACCGAAGAAATGATCTGCGATCAATTTGTTGAGAAAACTGATCGAAGGGAGATACGGGATCGTCTCCTTTTGGAGCCTTCCCTGACCTTGGACTCTGCCTTGGTAATTGGAAGGCAAGTGGAACAGGCCATACGAGAATCGGCTTTGCTGTCGAGTCCAGTTCATTCTACGCAAGTAGCAGCAATACGAAAGAATGATTCCACTCCAGTGAAGACCAAGTGCTTCAGATGTGGAGCGGCGAAACACAAGGCAAACAATCCCTCTTGCCCTGCCAAGGACAAAATATGCCGCAAGTGCCGCAAGAAGGGCCACTTCGAATCCGTCTGCCGCTCAAGTACGAAGCAACGGAAGATGGTGCGCGAGCTCGACACCTCAGTATTTGCCGTCACATCTGCAACACCTTCAGCAATCTTCTGTCAAGTTGAGGTCGACCATATTCTGCTGAGGATGTTAGTCGACACAGGATCGTCAGTCTCCTTGCTGCCCATTACTTTATACAAGCAGTATTTCAAGCACCTGCCGCTCGAACATTCTGCAGTTAAGCTCAAGTCCTATTCGCATGAAGTTATTCCTGTCCACGGAACGTTCACAGCTTTGGTGAGCTTCGCCAAACGTTCGAAAGCCTGCACTTTCTACGTCGTAAAGTCTGGAACTCCAATCTTGGGTATTGACGCCCTTCGTGCGCTGGATATCAAGTTGGATGTCGCACAGCTGAGATGCTCTCGCGTACAAGCTGAGTCAGACGACAGCATGGAATGTACTGTCCCAGATCAGTTTCCACGTCTATTTGCCGACGGGTTAGGACTTGCAAGAGGGTTCTCTAATAAAGTTACTGTCAAGACTTCAGTCATTCCTGTGCAGCAGAAACTGCGACGGCTGCCATTAGAAGTCCGACAGAAGGTATCCGAGGAACTGCAAAAGTTAGAGCAAGCGGACATCATCGAGCGGGTTGACGCGTCCGAATGGGTGTCTCCCATCGTCGTCGTCTGGAAAAGGACCGGAGAACTGCGCTTATGCGTCGATCTACGGAAACCAAACGAAGCAATCATTGTGGACAGCCATCCACTTCCGCACGTAGACGATCTGTTTCACAAGTTAGCTGGTGCTCATTTCTACTCGAAATTGGACCTTTCGTCTGCGTATCATCAACTGCAGTTGGCCGAAGAAAGCAGGAACCTTACCGCTTTCATCACTCACGAGGGTCTTTTCCGCTACAAGAGGGTTTGCTTTGGCCTGGCCTCGGCGGCAGCAGCTTTCCAGAAAATGTTATCTACTGTCTTAAAGGGTTGTGAAGGAACAATTCACTACCTGGACGACATTCTTGTCTTTGGGAAAAACCGCAGGGATCATGACAACAATCCCCGCATGGTTCTCCAGCGGCTAGACAGCGCACTGTTACGTCTCAACAAGAAGAAATGCATATTTGGCGTTCAGGAAGTACAGTTCTTGGGCCACAGGATAGTTAACGGCACGTTGAAGCCATCGCAGGATAGGTTGGAAGCCATTATTGAGGCACCAAGTCCGCAGAACGTATCTGCACTTCGTTCGTTTCTGGGCCTTGCAAGTTATTACTTGAAGTTTATTCCGCATTTTTCTTCTGTGACAGAGCCGCTACGACGACTCCTTCGGAACGGTGTCCCGTTCACTTGGACTTCTGAGCAGCAAGATGCTTTCAAAAGTATCAAGTTACTTATGAGGGACTGCATCCCGTTAGCGCTTTTTGATTCGTCCTTGCCCACGGTCGTTACGACTGACGCCTCCAATTGCGGGCTTGGCGCCGTTCTTCAACAGCAACATCCTGAAGGGCTCAGAACAGTATGCTTCGCATCAAGATCCTTGTCTTCTACGGAAGAGGCCTACTCTACAGGCGAAAAAGAAGCTCTCGCATGCCTCTGGGCCTGCGGGAAATGGCACATCTACTTATTTGGAAGGCAGTTCCTTCTGCGGACCGACCATCAAGCGCTTGTTACATTGCTGTCGACTCAGGGCTACGGACGTCAACCAATGAGGATTGCCAGATGGGCTGCACGGTTGTTGCAATACAATTACGAAATTCAGTACAAGAAGGGGCAGGACAACACGGTGGCCGACGCACTATCGCGCATGCCACTGAGCAACACCGAGAAAGCACCGTGCGCCTCACCCGACGAATCAGAGTTGGTTTGTTACGTTCAGCAACTCCAACTGTCTCCACTGACACTATCTGAGCTACAGGATAGCACGGTTAACGACCCCGTAATGACTAACCTCCTGAAACTCTGCACTACTTCTTGGCCGTCGGCGGCAAGGGAGGACAAAGACCTTGCACCTTACTATTGCGTCCGGGAAGAGCTTTCTACTATCCAGGGTATCGTCACCAGAGGAGAAAAAGTAGTACCTCCTACAGCACTCCGGAAGCGAATCATCATTCTGGGTCATGAATCACACCCAGGAATAGTACGTACGAAGCAACGGATTCGCATGCGTTACTGGTGGCCAAAGATGGACTTGGAGATAGAAGAATACGTTCGAGCTTGCCATATTTGCAGCACGGCGGATAAAACAGCCGTTACAAGACATGCGCCGCTGCAACCCGTACCGTTTCCTTCCGGACCCTGGAAACAAGTTGGAATCGACCTGGTTGGACCCTTCAGCAACTTACCGTCAGGATGCCGTTTCGCCATCACTGCCGTAGACTATTACAGCAAATGGCCTGAGGTCAAAATGACGCCAAAAGTCACGACGGATACAGTAATCGCATTTCTCCGCACACTTTTCGCAAGGGAAGGGTACCCAGACATCATCGTCTCTGATCACGGCAGTCAATTCCAATCACATGCATTTAAGTCTTTTCTACAAGACAGAGGCATCCAGCATCGCCAGTCTTCGGTTTACTTCAGTCCAATGGACAAATAG
- the LOC135373688 gene encoding baculoviral IAP repeat-containing protein 2-like, with translation MDRRETMEETSQEDNRDSVSSSNSAGSPPSSTVMVDAATEMGPELAHRSEDVCGKKYSYLARPESHGSRVKEYAVLHTRPIHERYASFASRKSSFDLYPATAKGNTEKMSKAGFFYTGAQDRTTCFQCGNSLSSWSDEDDPLFEHARWYRDCPYVILQLGDEAIENISR, from the exons ATGGATAGAAGAGAGACCATGGAGGAAACGTCTCAAG AAGACAACCGGGACTCTGTGTCCTCGAGCAATTCTGCTGGAAGCCCCCCATCCA GCACTGTCATGGTGGATGCTGCCACTGAGATGGGACCTGAACTAGCCCACCGTTCAGAAGACGTCTGTGGGAAGAAGTACTCATACCTCGCACGTCCAGAATCGCATGGAAGTCGCGTGAAGGAGTATGCTGTGCTCCACACCAGGCCCATACATGAGAGGTACGCGTCGTTCGCAAGCAGAAAATCATCGTTCGACCTTTATCCTGCAACTGCGAAGGGAAACACAGAGAAAATGTCAAAAGCTGGATTCTTCTACACTG GTGCTCAAGATCGCACAACCTGCTTTCAGTGCGGCAACTCTCTTTCCAGTTGGAGCGATGAGGACGACCCATTATTTGAACACGCCAGGTGGTACAGAGACTGTCCTTACGTCATTCTGCAGCTTGGCGATGAGGCTATCGAGAACATTAGTCGGTAA